CCGTCTTCCTTTTCCAGTTCCTCAGCCCGCTCCTCACCAACGCCCAACTCCTGACCCAACTCGCCCCCCGGCGCCCGTCCCAAGCCCGTCCCGTGCCCCGCCGACCAGGCGGGTGATTCCGTTCGTGTCGCGAACCGCAGCGTCGCCGATCGCGCGCGCGGATTGCGGGCCAGCTCGATCTCGCCCGCGCGGATCGCCTTGCCGACATTGGTAAAGCTGGGCGCGCGCGCCGCCGCCTGTTCGGGCAGGTGGCGCGCTGCTGGATAACAACACGGCTTCGTGCTTTTATCCGGCGTTGCTCGTGGAGGAGAAGACGCTGGTGACGGTGCTGCCGCCGGTGATCGGCGCAGTCGCCGGTGTCGTCTTCATGCTCTTTCCCAACAATAGGCATGGAATTGGATATCCACCGAATGGCACTGCTGCTGCTAAATGAAGGAATTGAAACAGAGCTAGGGGAAAAAAGTGTAGAAGTTTGTTTGATCAGATTTATTTTATATGTCACTCAAAAAATGATTTGATTGTGTGATCAAAACAAAAACTTTTTACAATTCAATTTATTATGATTATTGATAGATTCTCTACTACGCATGAAAGAGAGTTCGAGTCGAGACTAACAAATTTCCACACACCTCAATTTTCCTCATTTATTTCATTCGCGTTTCCTCTCTGTTTTTTTTAAGCGCATATCATCCAGATTTATGCCTATCCGGGCTAATAAAACTCGCACggggtaaaagaaaaaaaaagaagtattttgatcgaggaagagaagaaaaggggtcataaaaatttgatttttaggGTTATTCCTCCTCCTTTCTCTCCCATGAATCGCGATCAGGGTCATGTCATTCGAGCCGAAGCAACCGCCTCAAGTCCCTGGTGGCGAAGGGATCCACCGATGTAGCCGCCGCCGACGACTCCTCTTTCCTCCTCGAGAATCTCGGCAGCGGCAATGCTCGCGGCGAAGGTGAGAGCGCGCACGCCGACCCCGCGTACACGTCCTGAGGCGTTGTCGAAAACGTCTTCGCCCGAACCTCTCTCAAGGCCGCCGCATCCCGAGCCATCCGCCCCGAGACGCACTCCGACCTAAAGCCGGCGAGCGTGGCCTCGCGCTTCCTCGGCTTCGCTTCCTTCAGAGAATCGTTTCTTCTGCCAACCACGCGCCTGGAGGAGGCGTTTCTGGTCCGGCGGAGGAGGCAGTCATGGGGCCGCACCACCTCGGTTCCCATGGCGGAGATCGCTGCAATGCCCCTAAAAATCCGGCCCGGGGGGGACGAATTCGATATGGAAGAAGGGGAAACGAGAAGAACGAGCActtcgattcttcttcttttggtcaTCGAAAGAGAGGAGGAGAAGTGGAGGAGGGAGTCGCGACGGGAGGAGCAATGCGTCGAGGTCGAGGTCGAGGTGACGAGCTTTAATGGAGGTGGGTGGGTTTCGTGGGTGCCAATTGGAGGGACGCGTGGATGGCTGAAAGAGGAGGTCGCTGCGGACCCCACGCATCGGCGTTTTCAGAATCGCCTTCGCAGACCGGCGACCTGCGTTCAATTTATTACGggcaaaaataaaagaacacaaattctgtaaatcatcaaaaaaaaatatatattattttaaaaaacaaataaagagCATGCCATTCAgggatattttatataaaaactaCTCCATAATGTTAAATAGTCATAATCTGACCAcacacaaaatatatatatatatatatatatatatatatatatatatatatatatatatatatatatatatatatatatatatatatatatatatatatattttacacaCACCTACTTATCCTTAACGATTAATGAATCCAATTAGAttatccttatatatatatatgtgaatattttaataatatcatatgtagatattaattacatgcattaTAATTAAGAGATAAAAATTTCTagttggccagattctggccaacaAGATTTACTCTTATTATAATATACAAAGTTAAAGTtatgattaaattttttttttaaatttttcattattaaattgttgttataattatttttaagtaattttaattaatttaaaataattttgataaaatttaaataattttgattgagtttgtaaaaatattttgatatcatAGTATTTCTAGTTTATGGTTAGAGTTTAAGATTTTATGATTTAAGattttagggtttagaattttaaatacaactatttaaagtgattttaactgaattttaaaataattttgataaagtttataaaaaatattttgatataatagcaTTTGTacgtaataattttgattaaaatgaaatagttgatttttcatattttaatcATTACGAAGTGCTTCTACATGTTATATAATTATCGAATAGCTTCTGTGTATCGTATAGTTAAGCATAGTTGTTACATAATTATACCCCAACTctcaatattattatattaaaacataatttataaatttggtcaaaattatttaaaattaaatcggaatcattttaaattaatcaaataactTTAAGACAATTGTAACAATTATATAATAGTTTATAAATATTACAGTAGTTTATTGTAGCTGCTACGATAGTATTAAAAGTGAGGAATAATATTATTGTAATTATTCAATAGCTACTATTGATCATACGGTAATGAGATATTTGAGGGCATGGCTCACTGTTGGATCCCTTGAGTGCTCAGTGACACCATGAAGCCAGAgccggggggtgtcccggcggCGGCCCTCAGCTCAAGTCAGCGAAATAACAAAAGAGTGGCAGGAGATCGAGGCAGCGTACCTCAGTGAAGAAAATGGGCATATAGAACTATCCGAAAGAGCCGGAGCACGTCGTCCGAAGCGATCATCTGCTTTAGGCCATACCCAAGTATGGGCACAGCCGAGGAAAACATATATGAGGTCATCTTGCTCACATATCCACCTCTCACACGATGTGGCGGTAAGGAtacttccatcgtgcaatctagGTATCGGCTGTATCATCGAGCGTGCCTTCTGCgacatcccatatctcgagaCAAGCGCGCCAAGTGCTCGGCtgcctttgtaccctcgcccttatcttggcggCGGACCACACTCCGGCCTGATATTGCATGGATACCTTTCGGCCTTAGATCCTCTGCCTTGGCGTGAAGCAAACCCGTGGGTGGGTTATCTATAACTCACTTCCGGACCATTATCACGTGGGCTGACCCTCCGCCGTCCTTGGTGGGACCCTTGAGAGGTGGGCCCCCATTCTTAccgcggatcacttgccttccctttgaagtctagtcgaaggaggcgcgtcCGGTCAAGCAAATGTAGGGGCCTAGCCGcataaataaatacataataCAGCCGTTCGACAGAGACGCGGCCTTCCTCTCCGCAGTTTCTTATCCTCCTGTCGTCATGGATGTTTGCTTGCTCTAGTCTAGATCTTCAATCATCACATAAATCTTTTCATTCGGCTCGTACGCGGCCGTACGATCCGAGGCAGGTGCCTTTGCTTAGCGATGATCGGACGACGATCGCTGAATGGTTGATCAATTTTCGGACGCCACGATTATTACTCGATCTAGCCTCGGACTTCCACCAAGCGATCCAACCGCGGGCCAAGCCCCGTAATAGCCCCCATTTGCACGACCAGATTACATTTAAATACTTGAGGCTTATCGTCGTTTCGCGAGATCAGCGACTTCTTTCCACGAACGCCGATTTCCGCATCAGCTCGTGCAGCTTTGCCTCTTTCGTGTCTTTCGTCGGCTCCTGTGATGGTGTCTTGCCTCTCCGGCCTTCCTCCCCACCCTCCCTTCTCTACTTTCTTGCTCTCTCATTCCTCTCCTTCTACCGTCACTTTTGCTCTCTTTGAGATAGCAGCCTCCTCCAACTCCGTCTGATACATTGTGCACCGGTGCACTTAGACTAGCGGGATGATGAGGGAGTAGCTCGGCCACGTTCGTTGAGTCCTCCATGACTATGAAATAGTTGTTTAGCACCGACCACGTCTGCACCGGCACCATTTGTCTCTGACCAACCTCTTCGGACGGtttacccatccctttattttggaggtttgtaattggCATTCGCTTGCCTCAGCCCCCTACTGCGACACTTCGACCTGCCGAGTCAACTGTGATACAGTCTTTCAACTGACACGTGCACCCTCACCCCAAAAATATTCCACACTTTAAACAATATCGGGCGAGCTTTGTCtcaagtagaataggctttagatTTTTTGATATCTTACTCCAACAAACACACTTTGGAATCCACTTTCTAGCAGCGAGCGCCACGCAAATGACCCTGTCAAACACAGCACTGCGGGCAACAACAACGAATGGGCAAGAATCTACCCTGGTTCATCTGTTACTAAGTTCACTATCGACTTCAAGGGTGTGGTTATTGTTTGACTTCACAAACCCCCATCCCATAGTGTAATTCTCTACCTTCAGcctttttgtctaattgattttaattcatACCTCCGTCATGCTCACCAGATCTATCCGAACTGCCAGCGACGGCGATAAAGAGTATCCCATTGGCCTCATGGCTGGCCGACTCATAAGCACTGTCGACATACGGGAGGGGGGACATAATGTGAAATCCTACGCATTGAAGATCATCCAAGAAGCTTCGTGGGGTCCGCTCTTCTCGCAGAGAGGTCCCCTTCATTCGTGACGTCGGTCAGCGTCGAAGACCCCACCCGGCCTTGGGCTTGACCTGCCGACGATCACGACGCCTGCACAGCTGCATGGGCGTGTCTCGCTTGACTCGGTTCCTTGCCGGCTCCGTGCCGCGCAGTGGCCGGTCGCGCCGGTTGGCGAACTTCCACCATGGGAGTCTCTGTCTCGGCGGTCCGGCCTGACATGAATCAGCCCGGCCTCGGAGCCATCTCAACCATCAAAACTACTCCCCGATTCCCGGTCGGGAGGATATACTTCGCCTTCTCCTCCGCAAGCCTCAAGCGGCAACACGAACCTCGAACGAGAAATAACCAGACCGTTATTCGGGCCAGTGGGTGGGCCTTGCGTGACGCCTGAGCTGCGATATCGGACGTGATGCCTCCGTGGGATCATCTTTTCAGGTTTCTATACGTCTCTCCTCATTTTTATTATTCAAAGTTTTGAAATCGCCACCACACCGCGCCGGGCCGAGGATTGAGAAACCCAAGTCGTCAGTCCGAAAGGAGAAACACGAGGGCAGCGAAAGTCCACATGCCACCCGAATGGCAATGAGACTTGAGTCTGCTGCGCCGTGAGCACGCGCGGCGCGCCCAGGCGGATCGCGTCGATCctggacaaaatgaaagttgaagtgAGCCTGATCCAAGGCCTGAACCGCGCTACGCACGTGCGCCAAGGCTGGCGCAAGGTGTGCTGCCACTGACGATCTCGGTAGCCTATACACTAGCTATGAGCGAGCGCCAGCTAGTCGCGAACTGCAGTGAACCTAAGAATCGCCATCTCGAATACCTCACTCGGTTCGGATTCGTACCTCGACTTTCTCGCCAAGGCGGCGGCCATTGACTTACACTGAAGGAAAGCATCCGCACCGATTGGCGGAAACATGATGACATCTGACGAccttctttaattttgaagaccccGAGGGGTTGTGTTTTTCAAGTCAAGTTTGTTGTATTCACCGTGATGTCGCGATCGTCTGTCGTTGTATCATCGCCATATGTTCTCTTAACGCCCCTGTTTGCCCCATCCTGTGCCTAGCGTAGCGTCGCGTGTTACCGGTTTCTGTGCGATCGCTGAGCTCTACTTACTACCAACTACCGGGTTAAGTCGATTGACACCTCTTAATCGTAACTTGTGACATCATTGCGGCGCCTTGTGGAATGCCAAACCAGATGCTCAATCACTAAATAACCTTACCCAATAACGGTACGGTGACAATCGGTGTCGGTGGGGCATCGATCGCGTCTGCAGCTGCGAGGATCGATTATTTGAGGCGGTGCGCTTGGCGGTGCTTGCTGCCGGTCCTCTTGGGATTTGATGATCTCGACGGTGTGCTTTCGTTATTTATAACGCCGGTCTAGCGTGCTGATAGACTGACTGCGCGATAGATTTGCCTGCTCAGCGCCTTTTGCGCGGACGGATCGAGATACGGACGATGCTTAGcggatttttataatttttattttctgcGTGTCTCGGCTCGCCCTGGAGGGTTATAGACGCTGCCTAGATTAACGGCCGGCGGATTGCCGCCGATTGACGGTGCTCTCGGGCCGGCTCCTGGCAGGCCAGACCGATTCGCGATTATTTAGGCAAGCTTGCCGTTCTGTCCGTTTCCTTCTTTACGTCTTGCGCCTCCGGATGGATGCGGTAATAGCCCTAGCTCTCGGCCATGCGCGATCTTTAACCGACTTAGCCTTTATTATGGGTTTTCCGGGATCTAGATCGGTGCCGCGTAATTTTTCGGATTTAGACTGCGGTTCCCGTAGAGGGTCTTTAAAGGCCCGGGCTCTTCGTTTAATAACGCAGCCGCGTACGTCTTCTGCTCGGCAATGCTCGGCTTAGCGGATAAATTAGCCGGGCCGACGGGTGCCACTTCGCTCGGCCATCGCCAGCTCGTATAGAGCTGACGGTCGGCGAATCTCTAGCGGTGATGGCGCCTTGTGCGCTCGCTCACATGCGCGCGGCTCAGATATGACGTCTGGAACTTGCCGGGCTTGCCGCCTCAGCCCTGCCTGGGCTCTTTTGCGTGGGCTGTTAACCTGGTTTACCCTGGGCCTTATTTCAAGTCTAGCTGGATAATTACTGCGGCCGACTCATCCATCACATCACAAGTATCTTCTCTTCGCTCGATAATAATATATCAGATCAGATAGATACCCTGCTCCGCTTAGGCGCCGCCAGAGCGGTTACGGTAGATCCGTGTCGCCTTGGCTGGGCAGTATACCGGTCACCTGAAATATATACGTCGCCATCTGACCGCCCTAAAACCTTCCACATATAATCTAAAACTCACCGCTTCCAGCTCGAGGTAGGTAGCCGCTCTATGTAAAATGTAAATGAAACGTCTAGAAATGTCCGATCGGGAGCCCAGTGTATTGAGCGTCTCGCACGCCGAACGCGAGCTCTGAGTCGACTGGGGTCTTCAGGGATCGATACCTTACGCTTGACTTTTCATCTCATACGATTCTCTGACTTCAAGTATTTCGGGTCAAAACGAACGGAAGGTGACACTACAACTGCCTGGGCTTTCACTAGTCGGTGGTGCGCTACTCTAGCTCAGCATAGTCGTCCTCATCCTCCGGATGACCGACGCGTGGCGCGAAGCCGATGATTTTAGCTCACTGCCGCTGCGCCTACAGTACGTACCGGACTGCTGATTTCGGAATAAGATGACTTGAACTTGAACGATCACAGTAGGTATGGTTTGTAGTGCTTGTTAGCTTCATCACGCAGCAGTGGACTTTGCCCTCCTGCCCTCCCTTCTACCAAAGTCACCATTCTTGGCGATTCAAAggtcatcatcatagctcggaTACAGACTCGCGAGCAGCCGACCTCGGTACTGCTGAGTTTTCACATGTATACCATATGTGTTACTCCTCAAATGGTGTCCCTTTTTGGCGATGGCACACAAGGATTCCCAGCATCTTCCAACTCTCCCTCCCAAATGATCGGAGAGCCGAGAATACTGAATTCCTACCCCCTATGTCCTCCGGCTACTGAGGATAACGCCCCGTGAAATGTTGCTGCTCAATCATGTCAGATCCTTGCCCAACCAACATCTCTCCACCCATCGGTTGTCCTTTGTTGCTGTTCGACTGGTCGGCGAGCGTCGTGAGGAGGAACAAAATGATGTGTTGCCGATGAAATTTTTAACCATTCGATGATCTCTGCTGCCCTacccacccacttggagaaatagtccacaGTGGGTGGTGTAATCCCTGTCCAAATGGACCCACATATCCATTCCCATTGACGAACAAGCATGAAATATGATGTCATGTGATCTATCTCTCGCTCTCACGCTCCGTCCGGTGTGAGTTGAAAGCATTCGATACTAGATGTGAGGCATGTAGTCATGAGAAGCAATCATCTGTTTTGTGCAAAGTAAAGACGAGGATCTAGGCTGATGCCGCATCTATTGATGTACTTCGGTACTTCACGGAGGTACTTCCTGCTGGAGTCCTCACACATTTCGGCAGGAGAGGCTTAATAGTGGGCCGAGTGTAGGCTCTTCTTACGAGGTCAAGGCTCATGACGTGTCTGGCACGAgatctataataggtgtcctccaatcacttgaAACGCGCTTGAGGCCTTGCATATCATCCGGCATCCAACGCATACCATACCACCCGGCAATTGGTTGGTTATGGCGAACGCGACGGCGCTGCTCATGGCGGACAAGCAGCAAGCTTGGCTACTGGGTTATGTGGCTAACTAACTCGGCCTATACTCTGGGATCCCGAAGCACCGGAGTAGCTTGGAGTTTCGAGGCCGTGAGTTAGCGCAGCTAGACCGAGCGGTGTGTCAAAGAATAGAATAGCACTAATGAATCACCAGCTCTCTCCCCATGCCGTGGAGTGTGCACATCTGATCTCAAGGGCCATACTGATTCCTTTTAATTGCCCAGTGTATGGTGGTGCTCTTTCGGGTGTGTAGTAACACGAGTCCTACCTGTAGGAGTGAGGATCCATCCATATATTCTCAGCTTGGCTGGCAGCACAAAATGCACACCAACATCATCGCAGCGAAATTGGAGTTTAATTCACGAGCGGGCTGATGTCACATAGTGTCTCGCACTGACGAGCCCGACCGTCCTTCGACGCTCGATTACGACACTTCCAACGTGATTTGCTGGTTGTACCTCCAATGGTGTGAGCAAAATCGCGGTAGCCGAGCGCGCGGATGCCAACTAGGCCCATAGGACTAGAATCTTCAGCAAAGATTTTAAATGTGCATGCTAGAAATACAATCCTTCCACAAGTCCGAGCGAGTCCTTCTTGAGGCGCTCACGGACTGACATATACATATATAAAACCTCAAACTTGCCCGTGCAGATTCGAAGATGTATGTATCGCAGAATTCAATGCTGGCGCTTAAGAACTGGCTGATGGCCTTGCGTAAGATCTTGGATCGCTGGACTCGGTGGTGGAGGAGATGAATCTCGATAAGGCGTTACCAATGCCCTGCTTGTATTTTGGGGAGGTCTTCTTGGTTGCTGCTGCCTATGTCCCGCATCATGCTACACGAAACGCTTCGCGTCCAaagcacttttggggatttagcttgactccatacgtagcgttcggaaggtttcttccatatcctctTCGCCTCGAGAAAAGATCGGCGCTGGGGAGTCGGACGACGGGATAAGAACGTCTCGATCCCATAAACTTCTTCCGTTCCTCCGCGGATTCGATCATCCGCtcgaacaccttgttcatcaagctgATAAATTAAGGTGCGCACCGCTAATCGATCGGCATGTAACATAACATATTAATGTGCAATATGGGTCCTGCTGTTACTTATTTTTTTGATCTTCCGGCAGTGCATCCCCAGCCAAGCTGCAATAGGCGTTTAACCAATGGAAGTCCACCAACTGTTGTCTACTCCAGGAGCGGAGGATAAAACATGGGGTGCATGCTCTCTTTCAACGATGCAAAGAAGCATGTGCACAGACCCTGGCATCTGGCCCCTAGAACGCCTACCTCGAGCTCCAGCTTCGCGCTGCACTATGGGTCGAGCAGTCTCTACTGAGCATTACACTCCGCTGTTCGCCAACAAGTCCTCCTCATACTTTGGCGGCGTTCCGTCATCCTATCTCAGCAATTCATCAGCCACGTCGCCGCATGCAACTGTATATGACACCTGAAATACCGTGTGCATGTGTCACCACATGACTAATCATGATTCGTCTCGCGGAGGCATGACTTCACTTCTCCTCATCTTCCGATCGAGGCTATAAAGTAGTAGTGGCTGATCGGTCGATGGTCCTGACCTTctccttcatcatcatcataaattaaagcagcgTGAGGTTTCTGGTCTGATGTACCTCAATTGCAGCCTTGGCCTTCACTTCATGCGATCATCTCTATAGCACAGCGCACCACAGTCATGCAATGATCTCCGCGCTTCTCTCTACTTTTGTCCTCCACAGGAAACTTTATCTCGTGGAAGGTTGTTACAATAGCTCAGCTTCTATACGAATTTCGTTATGGTCATCTTAATCAGTGGTAAAATGacgtaggatgagggagagtcgtcACCACCACAAGTTTTTGTGTTCACGTCCTCCTCTGAGGCTGAGTCTCTCAGTAGGGCTTGGCCAGCGGTAAACTGTCCGACTGTCCGGACCACCCCGAACCATGTGCTCAGAAATGCTCGCTGCAAGCACTCGCATTGCAGAAATCGATCTCGATCAATTTCGATCAACGCCTATGATGATGATCAGCCCACCAGTGTCAAATATATCGGCGACGTGATGGTGCTAATGATGAGAGCAGCAGGCCGGGGCACACTAAGTCCCTTCGGGGGGGATTGGGTCACGGTTTGTGCCAAACCGGCCATTCTCGAGACCCTTCTCCTTCTGCCTCGGAGTCTCTCTCCTGTTGACCCGCGCCGAACTGATGACATTGCGATCTCACGCCTCGAAGTGTTGCTTT
The genomic region above belongs to Zingiber officinale cultivar Zhangliang chromosome 11A, Zo_v1.1, whole genome shotgun sequence and contains:
- the LOC122031495 gene encoding uncharacterized protein LOC122031495, whose amino-acid sequence is MGTEVVRPHDCLLRRTRNASSRRVVGRRNDSLKEAKPRKREATLAGFRSECVSGRMARDAAALREVRAKTFSTTPQDVYAGSACALSPSPRALPLPRFSRRKEESSAAATSVDPFATRDLRRLLRLE
- the LOC122031494 gene encoding protein DMP2-like; translated protein: MAKELEAGILRPSSRSGATMGERAFKGVGDLIKLLPTGTVFLFQFLSPLLTNAQLLTQLAPRRPSQARPVPRRPGGWARAPPPVRAGGALLDNNTASCFYPALLVEEKTLVTVLPPVIGAVAGVVFMLFPNNRHGIGYPPNGTAAAK